One Idiomarina loihiensis L2TR genomic window carries:
- a CDS encoding TIGR03545 family protein: MKRSIIRWPGLAVFAGFVLLLVAISWLFLDAIIKVTLEHTLGRLNGAEVNIERVEHSWVPLSLTLAGIQVTDPNAPKNNRVQVGEASADISPTEIVLGRTLIEQLTMTGVRVNQPRESEGDVYVMPDQEDVQNWASQSWDKLTTSLPSVDDIVSQVDLRTETVIDEAKAAYEQQEQEVKAAREALPSKDKIKEYEEKIKQITEGKVEGLADIAARKEALDELKDSIRADKEAVSNFRDEVKQAKEVVQQQIAELKNAPGNDIDRIKSFFSLDGSGLENVTGLLLGEKAREWSKYVLLAYEQLGPMLARSDNSATVEPVRGEGQRISFADDNAPPEFLIKKARTEFMVGGTVIDVDWQNITHQHNLLGQPTTYQARADNSDLWNAFNLNGELSLTDLGIDAKQQWQLKGAKLNNLKLSNSSELSANILSSMMDSDGTVLVRENKLDGKAMVRMLNLDLEAEGSSKLTSAVAGALKQLQRLDITTNIGGDIQRPSLSFESDLDDQLGDALAQSAMGEADEKLAEIKADLTAKVSEQLGGQQGLLENLTQWDNESGEQSKQLEELLKAKVGDSLKDKLKSRLGGS, from the coding sequence ATGAAGCGCAGTATCATTCGCTGGCCGGGACTGGCCGTTTTCGCCGGGTTCGTATTGTTGTTGGTCGCTATTTCCTGGTTGTTTCTGGACGCTATTATAAAAGTTACATTAGAGCACACGCTGGGAAGACTGAACGGCGCTGAAGTTAATATTGAGCGAGTTGAGCATAGCTGGGTACCTTTATCTCTGACTTTGGCCGGTATCCAGGTCACCGACCCTAATGCACCGAAAAATAACCGGGTACAGGTTGGTGAAGCTTCAGCGGACATCAGCCCTACAGAAATTGTGCTTGGCCGAACCTTAATTGAACAGCTGACTATGACCGGAGTTCGTGTTAATCAGCCACGGGAAAGTGAGGGTGACGTTTATGTCATGCCGGATCAGGAAGACGTGCAGAATTGGGCCAGTCAGTCCTGGGATAAACTGACCACGTCTTTACCTTCTGTGGACGATATTGTCAGCCAGGTTGATTTGCGTACAGAAACGGTGATTGATGAAGCCAAAGCTGCCTACGAGCAGCAAGAACAAGAGGTTAAAGCAGCTAGAGAAGCTTTGCCGAGTAAAGACAAAATAAAAGAATACGAAGAGAAAATTAAGCAAATTACCGAAGGCAAAGTAGAAGGCCTGGCTGATATTGCGGCGAGAAAAGAGGCTTTAGATGAATTAAAAGACTCGATTCGGGCAGACAAAGAAGCTGTCAGTAATTTTCGTGATGAAGTGAAGCAGGCGAAAGAGGTGGTGCAACAGCAAATAGCCGAACTTAAGAACGCCCCGGGTAACGACATTGACCGAATTAAGTCGTTTTTCAGTCTGGACGGAAGTGGTTTAGAGAACGTGACTGGTTTGTTATTAGGCGAAAAAGCGCGGGAGTGGAGTAAATACGTACTCCTTGCCTATGAACAGCTGGGTCCTATGCTGGCGCGTTCGGACAACTCTGCAACGGTAGAGCCGGTGCGTGGCGAGGGGCAGAGAATTTCCTTTGCCGATGACAACGCACCACCGGAGTTTTTAATTAAAAAGGCGCGCACCGAATTTATGGTTGGCGGTACGGTTATTGATGTCGACTGGCAAAATATTACCCACCAGCATAATTTACTGGGTCAGCCGACGACGTATCAGGCTCGGGCCGATAACAGCGACTTGTGGAATGCGTTTAACCTAAATGGCGAATTATCGCTGACTGACCTGGGCATTGATGCGAAGCAGCAATGGCAGTTAAAAGGCGCAAAACTGAATAACCTGAAGCTTAGTAATAGCAGCGAACTCAGTGCCAATATTTTATCGTCCATGATGGACAGTGATGGAACCGTGCTAGTTCGTGAGAATAAACTGGACGGGAAAGCCATGGTACGCATGCTGAATCTTGACTTAGAAGCCGAGGGCAGCAGCAAACTGACTTCTGCGGTTGCAGGTGCTTTAAAGCAACTACAGCGGTTAGATATTACCACCAACATTGGCGGCGATATTCAACGGCCATCGCTGAGTTTTGAATCCGATTTAGATGACCAATTAGGCGATGCGTTGGCTCAATCCGCGATGGGCGAGGCCGACGAAAAACTGGCCGAAATAAAAGCTGACCTTACTGCCAAAGTTTCAGAGCAATTAGGTGGTCAGCAAGGCCTGCTGGAAAACCTTACTCAATGGGACAATGAGTCTGGTGAACAGAGCAAACAACTGGAAGAGCTGTTAAAAGCCAAAGTTGGAGACAGTCTTAAAGATAAACTCAAGAGCCGTCTGGGCGGCTCTTGA
- a CDS encoding GNAT family N-acetyltransferase, which produces MNTEFRIERADKNDLEQLVSLERATFNYSCISRRSFKRVIESSHNYCWVARSGNDLAGYAIAFTRRNSKVWRLYSIAVAQSFRGLGVGNLLMNEVLNSAKTAGANAMSLEVKSDNKAAIHWYQSCGFETIDILPEYYDDGSDGFKMRFTFCPESQ; this is translated from the coding sequence ATGAATACTGAGTTTCGCATTGAGCGGGCAGACAAGAACGACCTTGAACAATTAGTTTCTTTAGAACGTGCAACTTTTAATTACAGTTGCATTAGTCGTCGCAGTTTTAAACGAGTAATTGAATCCAGCCATAACTATTGCTGGGTAGCACGTTCAGGTAACGATTTAGCCGGGTACGCTATTGCCTTTACCCGGCGTAACAGCAAAGTATGGCGCCTGTACTCAATAGCCGTAGCTCAGAGCTTTCGCGGTTTAGGGGTAGGTAATCTGCTTATGAATGAAGTGCTGAATTCGGCGAAAACCGCCGGCGCTAATGCCATGTCGCTGGAAGTGAAAAGCGACAACAAGGCCGCTATTCACTGGTATCAAAGCTGTGGTTTCGAAACCATCGATATTCTGCCGGAATACTACGATGACGGCAGCGACGGCTTCAAAATGCGCTTTACTTTTTGTCCGGAAAGTCAGTAA
- a CDS encoding P-II family nitrogen regulator: MKMLVALIKPFKLEDVKQALFEIGCKGLTVTEVRGVGRQKGHTELYRGAEYQVDFLPKMKIELAVPDETVERALEVVIAAAHTGNIGDGKIFVMPLEQCVRIRTGETDQDAL, translated from the coding sequence ATGAAAATGCTCGTTGCGTTAATCAAACCCTTCAAGCTGGAGGATGTGAAGCAAGCGCTGTTTGAAATTGGCTGCAAAGGCCTGACAGTAACCGAAGTCCGGGGAGTAGGACGTCAAAAGGGGCATACCGAACTGTACCGGGGCGCCGAATATCAAGTCGACTTCCTGCCCAAAATGAAAATTGAACTGGCGGTTCCCGACGAAACCGTCGAACGAGCTCTGGAAGTAGTCATTGCCGCGGCTCATACCGGCAATATCGGCGACGGAAAAATATTCGTTATGCCGCTGGAGCAATGCGTTCGCATACGCACTGGCGAAACCGACCAAGACGCCCTTTAA
- a CDS encoding DUF2062 domain-containing protein — MLTILAKLLKALNSETSAWALALAVVLGMFMGITPLWRIHNLIILLAALIFRVNLSLFIVSFGIFSGIAYLLDPWFHSVGLSLLEASGWQGIYEALYATALGRLSMFNHTITMGSFVIALIAAPIVAALSYWVIANYRKRIQAQIMKMRVVQVIRGSRFWQIYTDFRG, encoded by the coding sequence ATGCTGACAATTCTGGCAAAGCTGTTAAAAGCTTTGAATTCTGAAACCAGCGCCTGGGCACTGGCGTTAGCTGTAGTACTAGGAATGTTTATGGGGATAACCCCGCTATGGCGAATTCATAACTTAATAATTTTATTGGCGGCATTAATATTCCGCGTAAACCTCAGTCTATTCATTGTGTCTTTTGGTATTTTCTCTGGTATCGCTTACCTGCTGGACCCTTGGTTCCACAGTGTCGGTTTGAGCTTATTAGAAGCGTCAGGCTGGCAGGGCATTTATGAAGCACTGTATGCAACTGCCTTAGGACGCCTGTCTATGTTTAATCACACCATAACTATGGGCAGCTTTGTTATCGCGTTGATTGCCGCGCCGATTGTAGCTGCGTTGAGTTACTGGGTTATTGCCAATTACCGTAAAAGAATTCAGGCTCAAATAATGAAAATGCGCGTGGTGCAGGTTATTCGCGGTAGCCGTTTCTGGCAGATCTATACGGACTTTAGGGGGTGA
- a CDS encoding RimK family protein has protein sequence MQQHVHLIIDNAADWQPYYPSQSLLTASEYLQSAHLQSRYHVLNLCNDLSYLSTGYYVSLLAEARGQRVMPSVATINDLTNFSHYQLLINTADRSLTKYLQNRDEKSLSLLICFGLCEQPELASFARQIFERYPCPILKVELEFNGRWHINKLTSGALNQLTDEQQSFFGNSLDHFSKRVWRKARTRKEYRFDLAILYNPDEAIPTSDKKALSLFIKAAKEADIEAELITANDFNRLLEFDALFIRETTRINHYTYHFAKKAEANGMVVIDHPDSIVKCANKVFLKELLDKHKVATPKTELLLSQSDIDYEAIGERLGYPVVLKIPDGSFSIGVEKAEDLAQFKQVATELFKQSTILLAQEYMRTDYDWRIGVLNNRPIYACQYFMARNHWQIYNHSESSSRGKSGSFATLGVHQAPKDVVRLALQATRLIGDGLYGVDIKQTPQGPVVIEINDNPSIESGVEDKHLGYELYRLIMADFGRRLDEY, from the coding sequence ATGCAGCAACACGTTCACCTTATCATAGATAACGCCGCCGACTGGCAGCCTTATTACCCTAGTCAAAGCTTACTCACCGCAAGTGAATACTTACAATCGGCACACTTGCAGAGTCGTTATCATGTTCTAAATTTGTGTAACGACTTATCTTACCTGTCAACCGGCTACTACGTTAGTCTGCTGGCAGAGGCTCGCGGACAAAGAGTTATGCCGTCGGTTGCGACTATTAATGACCTGACCAACTTTTCCCATTATCAGTTACTGATTAATACCGCCGACCGATCACTCACTAAATATTTGCAGAATCGTGACGAAAAGTCGCTGTCGCTACTGATTTGTTTTGGCTTATGCGAACAGCCTGAACTGGCTTCTTTTGCACGCCAAATATTTGAGCGCTACCCATGCCCTATTTTAAAGGTTGAACTGGAATTTAACGGTCGCTGGCATATTAACAAGCTGACATCAGGTGCGTTGAATCAGTTAACTGATGAGCAACAAAGCTTTTTTGGTAACTCACTGGATCATTTCAGTAAACGTGTGTGGCGCAAAGCCCGCACCCGCAAAGAGTACCGTTTTGATTTGGCCATTTTGTATAATCCGGACGAGGCCATTCCGACCAGTGACAAAAAAGCACTGTCATTGTTTATAAAAGCCGCCAAAGAGGCCGATATTGAAGCTGAGCTGATTACGGCAAACGATTTCAATCGTCTGTTGGAGTTTGATGCGCTTTTCATTCGCGAAACCACCCGTATTAATCATTATACCTACCACTTTGCGAAAAAAGCCGAAGCCAACGGTATGGTAGTAATTGACCACCCGGACTCCATTGTTAAATGCGCTAATAAAGTGTTCTTAAAAGAGTTACTGGATAAACATAAGGTAGCGACACCAAAAACAGAACTCTTGTTGAGCCAATCAGATATCGACTACGAAGCAATAGGCGAACGTTTGGGTTATCCGGTTGTGCTGAAAATTCCTGACGGTTCATTTTCTATTGGCGTGGAAAAAGCAGAAGACTTAGCCCAGTTTAAACAAGTGGCAACGGAGCTTTTTAAGCAGTCCACTATACTGCTGGCACAAGAGTATATGAGAACCGACTACGACTGGCGAATTGGCGTGCTGAATAACCGCCCCATATACGCTTGCCAGTACTTTATGGCGCGTAACCACTGGCAAATTTATAACCACAGCGAGTCGTCCTCGCGAGGTAAAAGCGGTTCTTTTGCCACTTTAGGCGTGCACCAAGCCCCTAAAGATGTGGTGCGGCTGGCGTTACAGGCAACCCGCTTAATAGGTGACGGCCTGTACGGTGTAGATATTAAACAAACACCGCAAGGCCCTGTTGTTATTGAAATTAATGACAACCCGTCAATTGAATCTGGTGTGGAAGACAAACACTTAGGTTATGAGCTGTACCGGCTGATTATGGCTGATTTTGGACGACGCCTGGATGAATACTGA
- a CDS encoding cysteine synthase A, translating to MRVGARQSDLIGQTDLLRIPSLSDLTGCDIFIKCEFQNPGGSIKDRAAKQLIDDAMERGELKPGMTVVEGTAGNTGIGLAVVAKSYGLRMLAVMPNDQTPEKERMIRLHGGELMAVDPVPFKNENHFYHTARRLAEERDDCWWANQFENTSNARAHYLHTGPEIWEQTEGRIDALVSVAGTGGTIGGNSRFLKEQNPELDVWVVDPDGSGIYEFLRSGEYVSNGGSMTEGIGIMRLVDNFRQARIDHAVNLPDQDLVTLSRYIRDEDGIVLGSSSALNVAGALAAALRKGPGHRIVTFSCDLGERSVSKLYNPEYLRGRGLNPDPEPIDVLMTRYRELGDKVLEVNWNND from the coding sequence ATGAGAGTTGGCGCGCGGCAGAGCGATCTTATCGGGCAGACGGATTTACTTCGTATACCGTCGCTGTCTGATTTAACCGGATGCGATATCTTTATTAAATGCGAGTTCCAGAATCCGGGCGGCTCCATTAAGGATCGCGCGGCTAAGCAACTGATTGATGACGCTATGGAACGCGGCGAGTTAAAGCCGGGTATGACGGTGGTTGAAGGTACCGCCGGTAATACCGGTATTGGCCTGGCTGTTGTGGCAAAGTCTTACGGCTTGCGTATGTTAGCGGTCATGCCCAATGACCAGACACCGGAGAAAGAGCGCATGATCCGCTTGCATGGCGGTGAACTGATGGCGGTTGATCCGGTTCCTTTTAAGAACGAAAATCACTTCTACCATACGGCGCGCCGTTTAGCGGAAGAACGCGATGATTGCTGGTGGGCTAACCAATTTGAAAACACCAGTAATGCTCGTGCGCATTACCTTCATACTGGCCCGGAAATATGGGAACAAACCGAAGGGAGAATTGACGCTCTGGTGTCTGTGGCTGGAACCGGTGGCACCATTGGTGGTAACTCTCGCTTCTTAAAAGAGCAGAACCCGGAACTGGATGTTTGGGTGGTTGACCCGGATGGTTCCGGTATCTATGAGTTTTTACGCAGCGGCGAATATGTGTCGAATGGCGGCTCTATGACGGAGGGCATTGGTATTATGCGGCTAGTGGATAATTTCCGCCAGGCACGTATTGATCACGCGGTTAATTTGCCCGATCAAGATTTAGTGACTTTGTCACGTTATATCCGAGACGAAGATGGTATTGTTCTGGGGAGTAGCTCGGCGCTAAACGTGGCTGGTGCGTTGGCCGCAGCTTTACGAAAAGGTCCGGGACACCGCATTGTGACCTTTTCCTGTGACTTGGGTGAACGTTCGGTGAGTAAGCTGTACAACCCGGAATATTTGCGCGGACGCGGGTTAAACCCTGACCCGGAACCCATTGACGTATTAATGACGCGTTATCGCGAGCTTGGCGATAAGGTACTAGAGGTTAACTGGAACAATGACTAA
- the glpQ gene encoding glycerophosphodiester phosphodiesterase: MTKRIFGCLFLLVSATAVQAQDETPDAPFHDLQVPQFLDIAHRGASGYLPEHTQASTVMAHGLGADFIEQDVQLSRDSVPVVLHDEILDHVTNVSEVFPEKHRPDGKYYVVDFSLEELKQLTMVARHKDYELVYPKRFSHPDVHFPIQTLDEEIKLIQELNRVRDMSTGIYIEIKSPRWYQQQGYDATAAVMSVLAHNGYHDKRPTPVYLQSFDPEVLRRLKREFNWDFPLIQLVGDNEWGETDIDYSAMRTGAGLESVKSYAEGVGLWVNHVLTGVNENGEPEWDSVLKSAEEKGLDVHVYTLRADDLPEGVESHAQLRQWLKQAGVEGVFTDFPDKK; encoded by the coding sequence ATGACTAAACGTATTTTTGGGTGTTTGTTTTTATTGGTATCAGCAACCGCAGTTCAGGCGCAGGACGAGACGCCGGATGCGCCGTTCCATGACCTTCAAGTTCCGCAGTTTCTGGACATTGCGCACCGCGGTGCTTCCGGTTATTTACCCGAGCACACTCAGGCCAGCACCGTTATGGCTCATGGGCTGGGAGCGGACTTCATAGAGCAAGACGTGCAACTGAGCCGTGACAGCGTTCCGGTCGTTCTGCATGATGAAATTCTGGACCATGTCACCAATGTCTCCGAAGTGTTTCCGGAAAAGCATCGTCCCGATGGTAAATACTATGTGGTCGATTTTTCGCTGGAAGAGCTTAAACAGTTAACTATGGTCGCCCGGCATAAAGATTATGAGCTGGTTTACCCTAAGCGATTTTCTCACCCCGATGTTCACTTTCCTATACAAACGCTGGATGAGGAAATCAAACTGATTCAGGAGCTGAATCGCGTTCGGGATATGTCGACAGGCATTTATATCGAGATCAAATCTCCGCGCTGGTATCAGCAGCAAGGGTACGACGCGACGGCGGCAGTGATGTCTGTCCTGGCTCACAACGGATACCACGACAAACGGCCAACACCGGTTTATCTGCAGTCTTTTGACCCGGAAGTGTTACGTCGCTTAAAGCGTGAATTTAACTGGGACTTTCCGTTAATTCAGCTGGTGGGTGACAATGAGTGGGGAGAGACCGATATTGATTACAGCGCCATGCGCACGGGTGCCGGGCTGGAGTCAGTAAAAAGCTACGCTGAAGGTGTCGGCTTGTGGGTAAACCACGTATTGACCGGAGTGAATGAAAACGGTGAGCCTGAATGGGACAGTGTTTTAAAGTCAGCGGAAGAGAAAGGTCTGGATGTTCATGTTTATACCTTGCGGGCCGATGACTTACCCGAAGGCGTGGAGTCTCATGCGCAATTGCGCCAGTGGTTAAAACAAGCTGGCGTAGAGGGCGTGTTTACTGACTTTCCGGACAAAAAGTAA